From Bacteroidota bacterium, the proteins below share one genomic window:
- a CDS encoding DUF255 domain-containing protein: MFVSPALVFRPRLILRLVLVWIAVYLIPSYLQAQESGEQVQWYTWQEASKLQQEKPKKLLLDIYTNWCGWCKKMDASTYRDKAVAKYLNEHFYAVKMDAETKDSLHFQGKTYGFKPEYRSNELAAVLLNGQMSYPTTVFLDDKMNPIGPVPGYMDNRQMLIVMRYFAEDLYKTKRWEDYLQDELK; the protein is encoded by the coding sequence ATGTTTGTCAGCCCCGCACTCGTTTTTCGTCCTCGCCTGATCCTTCGTCTTGTTTTGGTTTGGATCGCCGTTTACCTGATTCCAAGCTATTTGCAAGCCCAGGAATCCGGTGAACAAGTGCAATGGTATACCTGGCAAGAGGCCAGTAAACTGCAACAGGAAAAACCCAAAAAGCTCCTGCTTGATATTTATACGAATTGGTGCGGATGGTGTAAAAAAATGGACGCCAGCACCTATCGGGATAAGGCAGTGGCAAAGTATCTCAACGAACATTTCTACGCGGTTAAAATGGATGCAGAGACGAAAGACTCGCTGCATTTTCAGGGAAAAACATATGGCTTCAAACCTGAATACCGATCGAACGAACTTGCTGCCGTCCTGCTGAATGGACAGATGTCGTATCCTACTACCGTATTTCTCGATGACAAGATGAATCCGATCGGCCCTGTACCCGGTTACATGGACAACCGGCAGATGCTGATCGTGATGCGGTATTTCGCGGAGGATCTTTACAAGACCAAGCGCTGGGAGGATTATCTGCAGGATGAACTGAAGTGA
- a CDS encoding cation-translocating P-type ATPase — protein MQEVTDHTQLRVEGMDCANCAQTITRSLRKSGFQDVFVDFATGEVTFVQVGPEKVDAAVDAIHDLGYKVTSRSDQRTTQDDSLESHGLETVTDLSRKFWFCFAFTLPLFLHMFLPFHWLHSPWVQFGLATPVMLIGWMHFGRSAWKSILAGFPNMDVLITMGASSAYFYSLAGLIRFSGSAAAQEFLFFETAATIITLIFLGNLIEHRSVARTTSAIRELNRLQPEQALRVVTGASGAVQLEPVLVSELRIGDKVQVNEGDRVPVDGRIVYGSGSLDESFLTGESLPVDRTINESVTGGSIVVKGNFQMIAEHVGTSTTLSKIIAMVKQAQRDKPAIQRLGDRVSAIFVPAVVAIAIITFLVSWLWLQIGVGASVLHSVAVLVISCPCAMGLATPTAVMVGIGRAARNGILIKGGSTLETLAGIRTVVFDKTGTLTTGNFRIEKINVLQGSLQELKEVLHALESRSSHPIGRSIVRALEQEGFRSGNTLEWERIEEDKGIGINGWTRQGDLYSIGSFRMVQHFHADLGHSIYVLKNNQLLATADLSDEIKTGAHETVQTLKRKGVRVVLVSGDKADACKLVAAFLGIEEVFAEQHPREKLEIIGKLSAKAPTAMVGDGINDAPALAKAGVGISLSDATQVAIQSSQVILLRSDDLRNLLDALEVSRLTYRTIRQNLFWAFLYNVVAIPIAAAGYLSPMLGALSMAFSDVIVVGNSLRLRTRKIHRPGSRSL, from the coding sequence ATGCAGGAAGTAACGGATCATACGCAACTCCGTGTAGAAGGAATGGACTGCGCGAACTGTGCGCAAACCATTACCCGATCACTCAGAAAATCCGGGTTTCAGGACGTGTTCGTCGACTTCGCCACCGGCGAGGTGACCTTTGTACAAGTCGGCCCAGAAAAGGTCGATGCCGCGGTCGACGCGATCCACGACCTCGGTTACAAAGTTACTTCCCGTTCGGATCAGCGAACCACACAAGACGACTCCCTGGAGTCGCACGGCCTGGAGACCGTGACCGATCTGAGCCGAAAGTTCTGGTTCTGCTTTGCATTCACCCTTCCGCTTTTCCTCCACATGTTCCTGCCCTTTCATTGGCTGCATTCACCCTGGGTTCAGTTCGGTCTTGCCACACCGGTCATGTTGATCGGCTGGATGCACTTTGGCCGTTCTGCCTGGAAATCCATCCTCGCAGGATTCCCAAACATGGATGTCCTGATCACAATGGGTGCCAGCTCGGCCTACTTCTATTCGTTGGCGGGTTTGATCCGCTTCTCTGGTTCGGCAGCCGCGCAAGAATTTTTATTCTTTGAAACGGCCGCCACCATCATCACCCTGATCTTCCTTGGCAACCTGATCGAGCACCGTTCGGTTGCACGAACAACCAGTGCCATCCGTGAACTCAACCGTTTGCAACCGGAACAGGCGCTTCGCGTTGTGACCGGTGCATCGGGAGCAGTACAACTCGAGCCGGTATTGGTGAGTGAACTACGGATTGGCGATAAGGTTCAGGTCAACGAAGGGGATCGGGTACCGGTGGATGGTCGAATTGTGTATGGTTCGGGTTCACTGGACGAGTCCTTTCTTACCGGTGAGAGCCTGCCGGTGGACCGGACGATCAATGAATCGGTGACGGGTGGTTCCATCGTCGTGAAAGGCAATTTCCAAATGATCGCGGAACATGTCGGGACTTCCACCACCTTGTCGAAGATCATCGCCATGGTGAAACAAGCACAACGCGACAAACCCGCCATCCAACGCCTTGGGGATCGTGTCAGTGCGATCTTCGTTCCGGCGGTGGTAGCCATTGCGATCATTACATTTTTAGTTTCGTGGCTATGGTTGCAGATCGGCGTCGGGGCTTCGGTGCTGCACAGTGTTGCCGTATTGGTCATCTCCTGCCCTTGCGCTATGGGCCTGGCTACACCGACCGCTGTGATGGTCGGCATCGGACGGGCAGCACGTAATGGTATCCTGATCAAAGGCGGATCGACCCTGGAAACCCTGGCCGGTATCCGCACGGTTGTCTTCGACAAGACGGGCACGCTGACGACCGGCAACTTCCGGATCGAAAAGATCAACGTGCTGCAGGGAAGTTTACAGGAATTAAAGGAAGTACTCCATGCCCTGGAATCTCGCAGTTCCCACCCGATCGGGCGTTCGATCGTTCGGGCGTTGGAGCAGGAAGGATTCCGATCCGGCAACACTCTTGAATGGGAACGAATCGAAGAGGACAAAGGCATCGGTATCAACGGCTGGACACGGCAGGGTGACCTCTACTCGATCGGATCGTTCCGGATGGTGCAGCATTTTCATGCCGATCTCGGCCACAGCATCTATGTCCTGAAGAACAATCAACTGCTAGCAACCGCAGACTTGTCTGACGAGATAAAAACCGGTGCCCATGAAACCGTCCAAACGCTTAAGAGGAAGGGCGTTCGGGTAGTTCTGGTCAGTGGCGACAAAGCTGACGCTTGCAAGCTTGTTGCAGCATTCTTAGGCATTGAAGAAGTTTTTGCCGAGCAACACCCCCGTGAAAAGCTCGAGATCATCGGGAAGCTTTCCGCCAAAGCGCCAACGGCGATGGTGGGCGACGGCATCAACGATGCACCGGCTCTTGCAAAAGCCGGTGTCGGGATCAGTTTGTCGGATGCCACGCAGGTCGCGATCCAATCCTCTCAAGTCATTTTGCTGCGTTCCGATGATCTCCGGAACCTGCTGGACGCGCTTGAGGTCAGCCGGCTCACCTACCGGACGATCCGACAAAATCTCTTTTGGGCATTCCTCTACAATGTGGTTGCGATACCGATTGCCGCCGCGGGTTATCTTAGCCCGATGTTGGGCGCTTTATCGATGGCATTTTCCGATGTGATCGTTGTCGGGAACTCCCTGCGTCTGCGTACCCGAAAGATCCACCGGCCCGGGAGCCGAAGCCTATGA
- a CDS encoding glycosyltransferase, which translates to MTPHPPLKHILWICRWYPNREDLQLGVFIQKQAEALADHYRVCVVYAMAVDQGETGSVIRENGNLLEIIQYYPRRHGWLSRWIAYALSIQSAVALALQHFGKPSLVVGYILNRSGIMARRLARTHGIPFVVAEQWSGYASGAFAKRGWVHRHLSKRLCAEAAGVMVVSGFLQTAMERQGLKGRYSVVPNIVASPPVSSRPGKSADTIEILLVADLVDRIKNISDVIRSMKELYRLHPRIRLTIIGDGPDRGELEKLAAAQSMPEAHIRFLGRLPNNEVYQHLSQSDFLVMNSRVETFSLICAEAMSCGKPVVATRCGGPESFITDSDGILIAPDAPDELLAALEQMCRTFQTFQPETIREHAIARFSRKAVGAQLASLTEGWIRGS; encoded by the coding sequence ATGACCCCGCATCCTCCTCTTAAACATATTCTGTGGATCTGCAGGTGGTATCCCAACCGTGAGGATCTCCAGTTGGGTGTTTTCATCCAAAAGCAGGCTGAAGCGTTGGCGGATCATTACCGGGTGTGTGTGGTTTACGCGATGGCGGTGGATCAAGGTGAGACAGGATCTGTAATACGGGAAAACGGGAACTTACTCGAGATCATTCAGTATTACCCCAGACGCCATGGATGGCTTTCCCGTTGGATCGCTTATGCGCTTTCAATACAGTCGGCGGTCGCATTGGCCCTGCAGCATTTCGGAAAACCATCGCTTGTCGTTGGCTACATCTTGAATCGCAGCGGCATTATGGCACGCAGGTTGGCCAGAACACATGGGATTCCATTTGTCGTTGCAGAACAGTGGTCGGGTTATGCCAGTGGCGCCTTTGCAAAACGCGGATGGGTGCATCGGCATTTGTCGAAACGATTATGCGCAGAGGCCGCCGGCGTGATGGTTGTTTCCGGTTTTTTACAAACTGCCATGGAGCGACAGGGGCTGAAAGGACGCTACTCGGTCGTGCCGAACATCGTAGCATCGCCTCCCGTCAGCTCCCGACCAGGAAAATCCGCCGATACCATCGAGATACTCCTGGTAGCGGATCTTGTCGACCGCATCAAGAACATCAGTGACGTGATCCGGAGCATGAAGGAACTTTATCGTTTGCATCCACGCATCCGGCTGACGATCATTGGCGATGGACCTGACCGGGGCGAACTTGAAAAATTGGCCGCGGCTCAATCGATGCCGGAAGCACACATTCGATTTCTTGGGCGTCTGCCGAATAACGAAGTTTATCAGCACCTGTCACAATCCGATTTTCTGGTCATGAACAGCCGGGTCGAAACGTTTTCCCTGATTTGTGCCGAAGCGATGAGTTGCGGAAAGCCCGTGGTGGCAACCCGATGTGGGGGACCGGAAAGTTTTATCACCGATTCGGATGGGATCCTGATTGCTCCCGATGCGCCGGACGAATTGTTGGCGGCACTGGAACAGATGTGCAGAACCTTCCAAACATTTCAACCTGAAACGATCAGGGAGCATGCGATTGCACGATTTTCCAGAAAGGCCGTTGGTGCGCAGTTGGCCTCCCTGACGGAAGGTTGGATACGCGGATCATGA
- a CDS encoding T9SS type A sorting domain-containing protein: MKKGLLVCLSLAVSLGVVAQERISRLPQGFKKAEVPAALKNRRAPVPQRATMDNGVPFNNIQSRPWVAAPASNLRSATTTSSDDVIGYTYYDLQTNGTTSNRIVQNSDGTISVAWTFSPDANSGFPNRGTGYNYWDGTQWINGSLNTTGTPGPSTRTEGANRTGFTNIIVTETGKEMSIAHCSTTGGMLLNWRGTKGTGAWTQFATALAPTTPNDDTWAKAISGGSNGETVHALWQGSGVSGTPYEGQDGPIYYSRSSDGGATWPVLKSVLAELDSTQYTGFGGDAYNIDVRGDLVAFVAGDFSTDVVLMKSTDGGNTWTKTIVQRFPIPLFDSATMLTDVDGDGIADTLLSNGGDPCVLIDNNNKCHVWFSANRVLCDDPGTGTGQGLSYFPGTDGLFYWNEDMGPDPGDGSNYVLIASAVDYNGDDVLNTPESGTCDFPWGLYRGPITEKPSAGINAAGTIFMTYQTIDEASDTTLYSQSHKHVYMMTSSDGGNTWTYPMDIRRTVPGNDANFEECVFAAVGRNVTNEAVVLYQRDGAPGHALATAGTCDQANNLGNASDIVYTLVDALTVGTDNSIANNNFSVSQNYPNPSNGSTSINITLKKASSINFTVADILGKVVYTEQLDNLAAGIHTVTLNTGSWAHGVYTYTVRTADNAVTKQMIVK; the protein is encoded by the coding sequence ATGAAAAAAGGTTTACTTGTATGCCTCTCGCTGGCCGTGAGCCTGGGAGTTGTGGCGCAAGAGCGGATTTCACGGCTACCGCAGGGTTTCAAGAAAGCTGAAGTACCTGCAGCGCTGAAGAACCGCCGTGCTCCTGTCCCCCAGCGTGCGACCATGGACAACGGAGTGCCGTTCAACAACATCCAGAGCCGCCCGTGGGTCGCAGCTCCTGCATCCAATCTTCGTTCCGCGACGACCACCTCGTCCGACGACGTAATTGGATACACGTATTATGACTTGCAAACGAATGGTACCACCTCCAATCGTATCGTGCAGAATTCTGACGGTACCATTTCGGTTGCATGGACCTTCTCGCCGGACGCTAACAGCGGTTTCCCGAACCGCGGTACCGGTTATAACTATTGGGACGGTACCCAGTGGATCAACGGTTCGTTGAACACCACCGGAACGCCCGGACCGAGCACCCGCACGGAAGGCGCGAACCGTACCGGTTTCACGAACATCATCGTCACCGAGACCGGCAAGGAAATGAGCATTGCTCACTGCTCCACGACCGGTGGCATGCTGCTCAACTGGCGCGGTACCAAAGGAACCGGCGCATGGACGCAGTTCGCTACGGCCCTGGCTCCGACCACGCCGAACGATGACACCTGGGCTAAAGCCATCTCTGGCGGAAGCAACGGTGAGACCGTACACGCACTTTGGCAGGGTTCCGGTGTATCCGGCACGCCTTACGAAGGACAGGACGGCCCGATCTATTACTCCCGTTCTTCCGACGGCGGAGCTACCTGGCCTGTACTGAAGTCGGTTCTTGCTGAACTCGACTCCACCCAGTACACCGGTTTCGGTGGTGACGCATACAACATCGACGTTCGCGGAGACCTTGTAGCATTCGTTGCTGGCGATTTCTCGACCGATGTAGTGCTCATGAAGTCGACCGACGGCGGTAACACCTGGACCAAGACCATTGTCCAGCGCTTCCCGATCCCGCTGTTCGACAGCGCTACCATGCTGACCGACGTTGACGGTGACGGTATCGCCGATACCCTGCTGTCAAATGGCGGCGACCCCTGTGTCCTCATCGACAACAACAACAAGTGCCACGTATGGTTCTCGGCTAACCGCGTTCTTTGCGACGATCCGGGTACCGGTACCGGCCAGGGTCTCTCCTACTTCCCCGGCACCGACGGTCTGTTCTACTGGAACGAAGACATGGGTCCTGATCCTGGCGACGGTTCCAACTACGTCCTCATCGCCAGCGCAGTGGATTACAACGGCGACGATGTGCTGAATACTCCGGAAAGCGGCACCTGCGATTTCCCGTGGGGCCTCTACCGTGGTCCGATCACCGAGAAGCCCTCTGCAGGTATCAATGCCGCCGGTACGATCTTCATGACCTACCAGACCATCGACGAAGCGTCTGACACGACCTTGTATTCCCAGTCGCACAAGCACGTCTACATGATGACCTCCAGCGATGGCGGTAACACCTGGACCTACCCGATGGACATTCGTCGTACCGTTCCGGGCAACGATGCCAACTTCGAAGAGTGTGTCTTCGCTGCTGTTGGTCGTAACGTAACCAACGAAGCCGTGGTACTTTATCAGCGTGACGGCGCTCCTGGTCACGCGCTTGCAACTGCAGGTACCTGCGATCAGGCCAACAACCTCGGTAACGCCAGCGATATCGTTTACACCCTGGTAGACGCGCTGACGGTCGGCACCGACAATTCGATCGCCAACAACAACTTCTCGGTTTCTCAGAACTACCCGAACCCGTCGAACGGATCGACCTCGATCAACATCACCTTGAAAAAGGCTTCGTCGATCAACTTCACCGTTGCTGACATCCTCGGCAAAGTAGTTTACACCGAGCAACTCGACAACCTTGCTGCAGGTATCCACACCGTTACCCTGAACACCGGTTCATGGGCTCATGGTGTTTACACCTACACGGTACGCACGGCCGACAACGCTGTAACCAAGCAAATGATCGTGAAGTAA